Proteins found in one Acinetobacter sp. XH1741 genomic segment:
- a CDS encoding amino acid permease, protein MTTARHSDTENSPDHLQRKLSNRHLQLIAIGGAIGTGLFMGSGKTISLAGPSILFIYMIIGGMFFFLMRAMGELLLANLHYKSFVDMAHDLIGPWAGYYLGWTYWLGWVLVGIADLSAVINYLSFWLPDGASFSPTQQAMISAGCVLFVMGLNLLTVRLFGEIEFWFALIKILAIIGLIGVGGYMIFSHFQAPQGAIASMSNVWSHGGLFPKGTEGFLAGFQIAVFAFVGVELVGTTAAETKDPEKNLPKAINAIPVRIILFYVLALFIVMSVTPWDHIRADKSPFVELFLNAGIPVSAIIMNLVVLSSVMSSMNSGVFSTSRMLFGLSKDGQAPSAFGRLSKRAVPSNGLIFSCTFIMGGAVLQYFVPNTMEAFTLASSLCVILFISVWSLIMVCYLRYRKLRPELHEKSTFKMPGGIWMSYVVLAFMLFTLVILALEPDTLKALYVSPVWLVILGVTYHVLYKPRMKKLGRELVNDH, encoded by the coding sequence ATGACAACGGCTCGTCATTCAGATACGGAAAATTCTCCTGATCATCTGCAACGAAAACTGTCTAACCGTCATTTACAACTGATTGCTATTGGCGGTGCAATTGGAACTGGCCTATTTATGGGCTCAGGCAAAACTATCTCCCTCGCAGGCCCTTCAATTCTCTTTATTTATATGATTATTGGAGGCATGTTCTTTTTCTTGATGCGTGCAATGGGTGAGTTACTCCTTGCAAATCTGCATTACAAATCTTTTGTTGATATGGCTCATGACTTAATTGGTCCTTGGGCTGGTTACTATTTGGGCTGGACCTATTGGTTAGGTTGGGTGCTGGTCGGTATTGCGGACCTTTCAGCAGTCATTAACTATTTGAGTTTCTGGTTGCCCGATGGCGCAAGCTTTTCACCAACACAGCAGGCCATGATTAGTGCAGGCTGTGTATTGTTTGTGATGGGACTGAATTTACTGACAGTGCGTCTGTTTGGTGAAATTGAATTCTGGTTTGCACTCATTAAGATTCTGGCAATTATTGGCCTGATCGGAGTGGGTGGCTACATGATTTTCAGTCATTTCCAAGCTCCACAGGGCGCTATTGCAAGTATGAGTAACGTTTGGTCACATGGTGGTTTATTCCCGAAAGGTACAGAAGGCTTCTTGGCAGGATTCCAGATTGCTGTATTTGCTTTTGTCGGGGTTGAACTGGTAGGTACAACAGCTGCTGAAACCAAAGATCCAGAAAAGAACTTACCGAAAGCAATTAATGCAATTCCAGTACGTATTATTTTGTTCTATGTGTTGGCACTGTTTATTGTGATGTCAGTAACTCCTTGGGATCATATTCGTGCAGATAAAAGCCCGTTTGTTGAGTTATTCTTAAATGCGGGTATTCCAGTTTCTGCCATCATCATGAACTTGGTGGTGCTGTCTTCGGTCATGTCATCCATGAACAGTGGTGTGTTTTCAACCAGTCGTATGTTGTTTGGTTTATCAAAAGACGGTCAGGCGCCGAGTGCATTTGGCCGTTTATCAAAACGTGCAGTCCCTTCAAATGGTTTGATTTTCTCTTGTACTTTCATTATGGGCGGGGCAGTACTTCAGTACTTTGTGCCAAACACCATGGAAGCATTTACGTTAGCAAGTTCACTTTGTGTGATTCTATTCATTAGTGTTTGGAGTCTCATTATGGTGTGTTATTTACGCTATCGTAAATTACGTCCTGAATTACATGAAAAATCTACATTTAAAATGCCGGGTGGCATTTGGATGAGCTATGTGGTTTTGGCATTTATGCTTTTCACTTTAGTGATTTTGGCGCTAGAGCCAGATACTTTGAAAGCTTTATATGTCAGCCCGGTATGGTTAGTCATTTTAGGAGTTACTTATCATGTGCTCTATAAACCACGTATGAAAAAACTAGGACGTGAACTCGTTAACGATCATTAA
- the mmsB gene encoding 3-hydroxyisobutyrate dehydrogenase, translated as MNIAFIGLGNMGGRMAQNLLKAGLKVYGYDLSEVAIQHFAEAGGIVCDSPQNAAKQADVVITMLPAAKHVKDVYLGENGVLEVLKAGSLCIDSSTIDPQTIKDISAVAHSKNIKICDAPVSGGTIGAQAGTLTFMVGADEQTFNEVKPVLSHMGKNIVHCGDVGAGQIAKICNNLILGISMAAVAEGMALGVKLGIDPQALAGVINTSSGRCWSSDVCNPWPHINENAPASRGYQDGFATQLMLKDLGLAVEAAGQVKQPVVLGGMVQQLYQQMCMRGNANLDFSSIIQQYLPQEA; from the coding sequence ATGAATATCGCCTTTATCGGTCTAGGCAATATGGGCGGCAGAATGGCCCAAAATCTATTAAAAGCCGGACTCAAAGTTTATGGTTACGACCTCAGTGAAGTTGCTATTCAGCACTTCGCCGAGGCAGGTGGCATAGTCTGCGACAGCCCCCAGAATGCAGCTAAACAAGCTGATGTAGTCATTACCATGTTGCCTGCCGCAAAGCATGTTAAAGACGTTTACTTGGGTGAAAATGGTGTTTTGGAGGTGCTAAAAGCAGGTAGCTTATGCATTGATAGCAGTACCATTGACCCGCAAACCATCAAAGATATTTCGGCTGTTGCGCATAGCAAAAATATTAAAATTTGTGATGCACCAGTTTCTGGTGGAACCATTGGTGCTCAAGCAGGAACCTTAACCTTTATGGTGGGTGCCGATGAACAAACCTTTAACGAAGTAAAACCTGTGCTCAGCCATATGGGCAAAAATATTGTTCATTGTGGTGATGTGGGTGCAGGACAAATTGCCAAAATTTGCAATAACCTGATTTTAGGCATTTCAATGGCTGCGGTGGCCGAAGGCATGGCACTCGGTGTGAAGCTAGGCATCGACCCACAAGCATTGGCAGGGGTAATTAACACCTCAAGTGGTCGTTGTTGGAGTTCGGATGTATGTAACCCATGGCCACACATTAATGAAAATGCGCCCGCATCTCGAGGTTACCAAGACGGCTTTGCAACTCAGCTAATGCTAAAAGATTTAGGACTCGCTGTAGAAGCCGCAGGCCAAGTTAAACAACCTGTTGTATTAGGTGGCATGGTGCAACAGCTCTATCAGCAAATGTGCATGCGTGGTAATGCCAATCTCGATTTTTCGAGCATTATTCAGCAATACCTACCACAAGAGGCATAA
- a CDS encoding RidA family protein: MSNSDIQKINTNEVMSAVTVFNKVVYLSGQVPKNTEQDVAGQTREILATIDELLALANTDKSRLLSAQLYLKNLSDFSTVNAIWVDWLKGCVAPSRATIQADLVNPDWLIEIAVTAAQK, translated from the coding sequence ATGTCTAATTCAGATATACAAAAAATTAACACCAACGAAGTCATGAGCGCCGTGACTGTTTTTAACAAAGTAGTTTATTTGTCAGGTCAGGTACCTAAAAATACCGAGCAAGACGTGGCAGGCCAAACTCGTGAAATTCTTGCAACGATTGATGAACTTTTGGCATTAGCCAATACCGACAAATCTCGTTTGCTCTCTGCACAGCTTTATTTAAAAAATCTTTCTGACTTTTCAACTGTAAATGCAATTTGGGTTGATTGGTTAAAAGGGTGTGTTGCTCCATCGCGTGCCACAATTCAGGCCGATTTGGTTAATCCAGACTGGCTCATTGAAATTGCCGTGACGGCAGCACAAAAGTAA
- a CDS encoding amino acid permease, translating to MVHHSDEAGSPDHLQRKLSNRHLQLIAIGGAIGTGLFMGSGKTISLAGPSILVIYMLIGGMFFFLMRALGELLLANLHYKSFVDMAYDLIGPWAGYYIGWTYWLGWVLVGIADLSAVINYLTFWLPEGASFSPMQQAMISAGCVLFVLSLNLLTVKLFGEVEFWFALIKILAIIGLIGVGGYMILTHFQAPHGDVVSISNVWSHGGIFPKGVSGFLAGFQIAVFAFIGVELIGTTAAETKDPEKNLPKAINAIPVRIILFYVLALFVVMSVTPWDHIRADKSPFVELFLNAGIPISAIIMNLVVLSSVMSSMNSGVFSTSRMLFGLSKDGQAPSVLGRLSKRAVPSNGLIFSCIFIMGGAVLQYFVPNTMEAFTLASSLCVILFISVWILIMACYLRYRKVRPELHAASTFKMPGGVLMAYVVIAFFLFTLVILALEPDTLKALYVSPVWLVVLGVTYYAFYKPRMKKLGREIF from the coding sequence ATGGTTCATCATTCAGATGAGGCAGGCTCCCCTGATCATTTACAACGGAAATTAAGTAATCGTCACTTGCAATTGATTGCAATTGGCGGCGCAATTGGTACCGGTCTATTTATGGGCTCGGGCAAAACCATCTCCCTCGCAGGCCCTTCAATTCTCGTTATTTATATGTTAATTGGCGGCATGTTCTTCTTCCTCATGCGTGCATTAGGTGAATTACTACTTGCCAATTTACATTACAAGTCATTTGTCGATATGGCGTATGACTTAATTGGCCCGTGGGCTGGTTACTACATCGGCTGGACCTATTGGTTAGGCTGGGTACTGGTTGGTATTGCCGATCTTTCTGCGGTTATTAACTATTTAACTTTCTGGCTACCCGAAGGCGCCAGTTTCTCGCCCATGCAACAAGCGATGATTAGTGCAGGCTGTGTGCTCTTTGTCTTAAGCCTTAACCTTCTTACGGTAAAATTATTTGGTGAAGTTGAGTTCTGGTTTGCGCTGATTAAGATTTTAGCCATTATTGGCTTGATCGGTGTCGGTGGTTACATGATTTTAACTCACTTCCAAGCACCTCATGGTGACGTTGTAAGCATCAGCAATGTATGGTCACATGGCGGCATATTTCCAAAAGGTGTAAGTGGCTTTTTAGCAGGTTTCCAGATTGCTGTATTTGCCTTTATTGGTGTTGAGCTGATTGGTACAACCGCTGCTGAAACCAAAGATCCAGAAAAGAACCTACCAAAAGCGATTAATGCCATTCCAGTGCGTATTATCCTGTTCTATGTTTTGGCACTTTTTGTGGTGATGTCAGTGACTCCATGGGATCATATCCGTGCCGATAAAAGCCCGTTTGTTGAGTTGTTCTTAAATGCAGGTATTCCAATTTCTGCAATTATTATGAACTTGGTTGTACTGTCTTCGGTGATGTCTTCAATGAACAGTGGCGTGTTTTCAACAAGCCGTATGCTATTTGGTTTATCAAAAGACGGACAGGCGCCGAGTGTATTAGGGCGTTTATCAAAACGTGCAGTCCCTTCAAATGGCTTAATCTTCTCATGTATTTTCATTATGGGCGGGGCAGTGCTTCAGTACTTTGTTCCAAACACTATGGAAGCATTTACTTTAGCAAGTTCACTCTGTGTAATCCTATTTATCAGCGTGTGGATTCTGATCATGGCGTGCTATTTACGTTATCGTAAAGTTCGTCCTGAGCTTCATGCAGCATCAACATTTAAAATGCCGGGTGGCGTGCTTATGGCTTATGTCGTTATAGCATTCTTCTTGTTTACTTTAGTGATTTTGGCACTCGAGCCAGATACCTTAAAAGCACTCTATGTCAGCCCAGTATGGTTGGTGGTTTTAGGCGTGACTTACTATGCATTTTATAAGCCGCGTATGAAAAAACTAGGCCGAGAAATCTTTTAA
- a CDS encoding acyl-CoA dehydrogenase family protein translates to MQFTEEQLLIRDMAKSFAQEQIKPYASDWDRDGTFPKDTLAQMGQLGFMGMLVSEQWGGSDTGNLAYVLALEEVAAADGATSTIMSVHNSVGCVPILKFGTDEQKERFLKPLAQGEMIGAFALTEPHTGSDAGAIKTRAVKDGDDYILNGAKQFITSGNNAGVIIVFAVTDPSAGKKGISAFLVPRETPGYEVIRVEEKLGLHASDTCQIALTDVRIHKSLMLGKEGEGLKIALANLEGGRIGIAAQAVGLARAALEEATRYAKERITFGKPIFEHQTIAFRLASMATEIEAARQLVHYAARLKEAGQPCLNEASMAKLFASEMTERVCSSALQVFGGYGYLRDFPIERIYRDARICQIYEGTSDIQRLVIARSL, encoded by the coding sequence ATGCAATTTACCGAAGAACAATTACTTATCCGTGACATGGCGAAAAGTTTCGCCCAAGAACAAATCAAGCCTTATGCCAGCGATTGGGATCGAGACGGGACATTCCCGAAAGACACCTTAGCTCAAATGGGGCAACTTGGCTTTATGGGAATGCTTGTTTCAGAACAATGGGGCGGTTCAGACACGGGTAACTTAGCCTATGTACTGGCACTCGAAGAAGTAGCCGCAGCAGATGGCGCAACCTCGACCATCATGAGTGTACATAACTCGGTTGGCTGTGTGCCTATTTTAAAATTTGGTACTGACGAGCAAAAAGAGCGCTTTTTAAAACCTTTAGCACAAGGTGAAATGATTGGCGCTTTCGCTTTAACTGAACCACATACTGGCTCAGATGCGGGAGCCATTAAAACCCGAGCGGTGAAAGATGGCGACGATTACATTTTAAATGGTGCTAAGCAGTTTATTACCTCGGGTAATAATGCCGGTGTCATTATTGTGTTTGCCGTGACCGATCCGAGCGCGGGCAAAAAAGGTATTAGTGCCTTTTTAGTCCCACGCGAAACACCGGGCTATGAAGTGATTCGTGTTGAAGAAAAACTCGGTCTGCATGCGTCAGATACCTGCCAGATTGCCCTGACAGATGTGCGCATCCATAAAAGCCTGATGCTGGGTAAAGAAGGTGAGGGTCTGAAAATTGCTCTTGCCAATTTAGAAGGTGGGCGTATTGGTATTGCTGCACAAGCAGTCGGTCTAGCACGTGCGGCACTCGAAGAAGCAACTCGTTATGCCAAAGAGCGTATTACTTTTGGAAAACCAATTTTTGAGCATCAAACCATCGCATTTCGCCTTGCCAGTATGGCAACCGAAATTGAAGCAGCGAGACAACTCGTTCACTACGCTGCGCGTTTAAAAGAAGCAGGCCAACCGTGTCTCAACGAAGCCTCAATGGCTAAGTTATTTGCTTCAGAAATGACTGAGCGTGTGTGCTCAAGTGCCCTACAAGTGTTTGGTGGCTATGGCTATCTCAGAGACTTCCCAATTGAGCGTATTTATCGTGATGCGCGTATTTGTCAAATTTACGAAGGCACAAGTGATATCCAACGTTTAGTCATCGCACGTAGTCTATAA
- a CDS encoding LysR family transcriptional regulator, with protein MKVDWDHLQFFLVLARTKTLTNAARIIGVEHSTVARRIQALELALGTTLFKREATGYELTLEGMALVPRVEQMEQAFLQIEKPHQPLQGRVRIGTPEGFGTAFLARLLAEFSIQYPLLTIDLIPVPKMIKLSHREADIVVSIERPTSGPYIITRLSDYCLKIYGSQNYLAQNPPIRGLEDLTQHRFVNYIDDLVYSPELYCLERLPLKLNANFRSSSILAQQIAVSAGAGLAILPKFLADDKPELEEVLDQQVRFTHTFWMLTFVDLQHEPRIKLVWDYLRKQADKYQHLLID; from the coding sequence ATGAAAGTGGATTGGGATCATCTACAGTTTTTTCTGGTTTTAGCTCGGACTAAAACTTTAACTAATGCCGCACGTATTATTGGTGTCGAACACAGTACGGTGGCTAGACGAATTCAGGCGCTAGAACTTGCTTTGGGCACGACCTTATTTAAGCGTGAAGCAACCGGCTATGAGCTGACACTCGAAGGCATGGCACTTGTTCCTCGAGTTGAACAAATGGAACAAGCTTTTTTACAAATTGAAAAGCCACATCAACCTTTGCAAGGTCGTGTGCGAATTGGCACACCTGAGGGCTTTGGAACTGCATTTTTAGCACGCTTACTGGCTGAGTTCTCTATCCAGTATCCCTTGCTGACCATCGATCTGATTCCAGTGCCTAAAATGATTAAGCTCTCGCACCGTGAAGCAGACATTGTAGTGTCAATTGAACGTCCGACCTCTGGTCCATACATCATTACGCGCTTATCGGACTATTGCTTAAAAATTTATGGCAGCCAAAACTATCTGGCTCAAAACCCACCTATTCGAGGTTTAGAAGATTTAACCCAGCATCGCTTTGTGAACTATATTGATGATCTGGTGTATAGCCCCGAGCTGTACTGTTTAGAAAGATTGCCTTTAAAACTTAACGCCAACTTCCGAAGCAGCAGTATTTTGGCTCAGCAAATTGCGGTGAGTGCGGGCGCGGGACTTGCGATTTTACCCAAGTTTTTGGCAGACGATAAACCTGAACTCGAAGAAGTGTTAGACCAACAAGTTCGCTTTACCCATACCTTCTGGATGCTCACCTTTGTTGATTTACAACATGAACCTCGCATTAAACTGGTCTGGGACTATTTACGTAAACAAGCCGATAAATATCAACATTTACTAATTGATTAA
- a CDS encoding CoA-acylating methylmalonate-semialdehyde dehydrogenase, protein MNTIQKIELDTAKLLINGQFIESKTQEWQDIINPATQEVIGRVPFATVEEVDAAIQAAQDAFTSWRQTPIQARMRIMLKLQDLIRANMKEIAQVLTAEQGKTLADAEGDIQRGLEVVEHACSVGTLQMGEYVEGVARGVDTYTLQQPLGVCAGITPFNFPAMIPLWMFPMAIVCGNTFVLKPSEQDPLSTMMLVELAIQAGIPAGVLNVVHGGKEVVDRLCTHKDIKAISFVGSTAVGTHVYNLAGQHGKRVQAMMGAKNHVVVMPDANKEQTLNALVGAAFGAAGQRCMALSVAVMVGDSKQWIQELVEKAKTLKVNAGHEPNTDIGPVISKRAKARVIDLINSGVEQGAELLLDGRNVQVQGYESGNFVGATIFSGVNTDMRIYKEEIFGPVLSIICVDTLDEAIALINANPFGNGVGLFTQSGAIARTFQNLIDIGQVGINIPIPVPVPFFSFTGSRGSKLGDLGPYGKQAVQFYTQTKTITSRWFEDSHEVGGVNTTISLR, encoded by the coding sequence ATGAACACAATCCAGAAAATCGAATTGGACACCGCTAAATTACTTATTAACGGACAGTTTATCGAATCTAAAACCCAAGAATGGCAAGACATTATTAACCCTGCAACTCAGGAAGTGATTGGCCGCGTGCCTTTTGCAACGGTTGAAGAAGTCGACGCTGCTATTCAAGCTGCACAAGATGCTTTTACTTCTTGGCGCCAAACCCCAATTCAGGCACGTATGCGCATCATGCTCAAGCTACAAGACTTGATTCGTGCCAACATGAAAGAAATTGCACAAGTATTGACGGCTGAACAAGGTAAAACCTTGGCAGATGCTGAAGGCGATATTCAACGTGGTCTAGAAGTGGTTGAACATGCCTGTTCAGTTGGTACTTTACAAATGGGCGAGTACGTCGAAGGTGTAGCACGTGGTGTAGATACATATACCTTGCAACAACCTTTGGGTGTTTGTGCGGGTATTACGCCGTTTAATTTTCCTGCCATGATTCCACTTTGGATGTTCCCAATGGCAATTGTGTGCGGCAATACCTTCGTTTTAAAACCATCAGAACAAGATCCGTTATCAACCATGATGCTGGTTGAACTTGCGATTCAAGCAGGTATTCCAGCAGGTGTCTTAAACGTTGTGCATGGCGGCAAAGAAGTGGTTGACCGTTTGTGTACCCATAAAGATATTAAAGCGATTTCATTTGTAGGTTCAACTGCGGTTGGAACACATGTTTATAACCTTGCAGGGCAACATGGTAAACGTGTGCAAGCCATGATGGGCGCAAAAAATCATGTGGTTGTTATGCCAGATGCCAATAAAGAACAAACGCTAAATGCCTTAGTGGGCGCGGCGTTTGGTGCTGCTGGGCAACGTTGTATGGCATTGTCGGTTGCAGTGATGGTTGGCGACAGTAAACAGTGGATTCAAGAGTTAGTTGAAAAAGCGAAAACTCTAAAAGTAAATGCAGGTCATGAACCAAATACTGACATTGGCCCAGTCATTTCAAAACGTGCCAAAGCGCGTGTAATTGACTTGATTAATAGCGGTGTTGAGCAAGGGGCAGAACTTCTACTCGATGGTCGCAATGTTCAAGTACAAGGTTATGAGTCGGGCAACTTTGTAGGTGCAACGATTTTTAGTGGCGTAAATACCGACATGCGTATCTATAAAGAAGAAATCTTTGGTCCGGTACTTTCAATTATTTGTGTCGATACACTCGATGAAGCGATTGCATTGATCAATGCTAATCCATTTGGTAACGGTGTAGGTCTATTTACCCAAAGCGGTGCGATTGCACGTACTTTCCAAAACCTTATTGATATTGGTCAAGTCGGTATCAACATTCCAATTCCTGTACCTGTGCCTTTCTTCAGTTTTACCGGTTCAAGAGGTTCGAAACTCGGCGATTTGGGACCATACGGCAAACAGGCTGTGCAGTTCTATACCCAAACCAAAACCATTACCAGCCGTTGGTTTGAAGATAGCCATGAAGTTGGCGGTGTAAATACAACCATTAGTTTACGTTAA
- the alr gene encoding alanine racemase — MPRPITAVIHRQALQNNLAVVRKAMPNSKVFAVVKANAYGHGIERVYEAFKAADGFALLDLDEAKRIRALGWTGPILLLEGIFSPQDLFDCVQYQLSFTIHSEVQIEWVEKHPYAAQFDVFLKMNSGMNRLGFKPQNYVQAWERLNNLANVSKITHMTHFSDADADRFGQQGIDYQITAFEEIVKDLTGERSVSNSAAILRYQDQLKSDYARSGIMLYGSSPDYPTHSIADWGLQPTMSLRSEIISVQHLEPNESVGYGSNFVAEQPMTIGVVACGYADGYQRISPTGTPVLVDSIRTRTVGRVSMDMLAVDLTGIESAKVGSEVVLWGQSSTGVVLPIDDVAVTSGTVGYELMCAVTARVQFINQV; from the coding sequence ATGCCTCGTCCTATTACCGCAGTGATCCACCGTCAAGCCTTACAAAATAACTTGGCGGTGGTACGCAAGGCTATGCCAAACAGTAAGGTCTTTGCCGTTGTAAAAGCCAATGCTTATGGACATGGAATTGAACGTGTTTATGAAGCATTTAAAGCGGCAGATGGTTTTGCCTTACTTGATCTTGATGAAGCAAAACGAATTCGTGCTCTAGGTTGGACAGGTCCAATTTTATTGCTTGAAGGGATTTTTTCTCCTCAAGACTTATTTGATTGTGTGCAGTATCAACTTAGTTTCACCATTCATAGTGAAGTGCAAATTGAGTGGGTAGAAAAGCATCCTTATGCAGCCCAATTTGATGTTTTCTTAAAAATGAACAGTGGTATGAACCGTCTTGGTTTTAAACCCCAAAACTATGTTCAGGCTTGGGAACGTTTAAATAACTTGGCAAATGTGTCTAAGATTACGCACATGACGCATTTTTCAGATGCAGATGCCGATCGTTTTGGGCAGCAGGGTATTGATTATCAAATTACTGCCTTTGAAGAAATTGTTAAGGATTTAACGGGTGAAAGATCGGTAAGTAATAGTGCGGCAATTCTGCGCTATCAAGACCAGCTCAAATCAGATTATGCACGTAGCGGCATTATGCTTTATGGCAGCTCGCCAGACTACCCGACCCATAGTATTGCGGATTGGGGCTTACAACCGACCATGAGCTTACGCAGTGAAATTATTTCTGTTCAGCATTTGGAGCCGAATGAAAGCGTAGGTTATGGCTCAAACTTTGTCGCAGAGCAGCCCATGACGATTGGGGTTGTTGCTTGTGGCTATGCCGATGGTTATCAACGTATTTCACCAACAGGTACGCCTGTGTTAGTGGACTCTATTCGCACTCGTACAGTTGGCCGTGTCAGCATGGACATGTTGGCAGTCGATTTAACGGGCATTGAGAGTGCCAAAGTCGGCAGTGAAGTCGTACTTTGGGGTCAATCAAGTACAGGTGTCGTCTTACCTATTGATGATGTCGCAGTTACATCCGGTACGGTGGGTTATGAACTGATGTGTGCTGTCACCGCCCGTGTTCAATTTATTAATCAGGTATAA
- a CDS encoding AMP-binding protein, translated as MMDYQNAVQAFDLESTAKQMLSGSLDALNACYECCDRHADGDKIALYWQGKDGRKEQYTFRELKEWSSQFANFLKAQGVKTGDRISGLLPRTPELIVTILAAWRIGAVYQPLFTAFGPKAIEHRIQLAQSKLVVTDMGNRSKLDEIEKCPAIVTVADAQGTPLKAGDFNFWNEVKQQSDQCDLVMRSIQDPFLLMFTSGTTGPAKPLEVPLKALIAFGRYMQDAIGLTEEDSFWNIADPGWAYGLYYAITGPLFLGHATLFYEGGFSTDSLCQIVKDYKVNNLAGAPTAYRMMMAADPAQMAPLKGQFRVVSSAGEPLNPEVIRWFKQVLDAPIYDHYGQTEVGMVVCNHHGLKHEIHAGSAGFPSPGYRVAIVNEQGEELPPDTPGILAVDISQSPMMWFGGYKESRKSPFVGHYYLTGDTAELHADGSMSFVGRSDDVITTSGYRIGPFDVESALLEHDAVVEAAVIGVPDPDRTEVVKAFVILATGVQPTEALAEELSQFVKRRLSAHAYPRLVEFVSELPKTPSGKIQRFLLRNQEIAKQQAKAG; from the coding sequence ATGATGGATTATCAAAATGCTGTACAGGCTTTCGATTTGGAAAGCACTGCTAAACAGATGTTGTCAGGTTCACTCGATGCACTGAACGCTTGTTATGAATGCTGTGATCGACATGCAGATGGTGACAAAATCGCGCTGTACTGGCAAGGAAAAGACGGACGAAAAGAGCAATATACCTTCCGTGAACTAAAAGAATGGTCGAGTCAGTTTGCTAACTTTTTAAAAGCACAAGGTGTGAAAACTGGTGACCGTATTTCAGGCTTATTGCCAAGAACACCTGAACTGATTGTGACTATTTTGGCAGCTTGGCGAATTGGTGCCGTCTATCAACCGCTGTTCACAGCATTTGGCCCAAAAGCGATTGAGCACCGTATTCAGCTTGCACAAAGTAAGCTGGTGGTGACCGATATGGGCAACCGTAGCAAGCTCGATGAAATTGAAAAATGCCCTGCAATTGTGACGGTGGCTGATGCTCAAGGTACTCCGCTCAAAGCAGGGGATTTTAACTTTTGGAATGAAGTGAAGCAGCAGTCTGATCAATGTGATCTGGTGATGCGTAGCATCCAAGATCCTTTCTTGCTCATGTTTACCTCGGGCACGACAGGGCCAGCGAAACCATTGGAAGTGCCATTAAAAGCACTGATTGCTTTTGGTCGATATATGCAAGATGCCATTGGTTTAACCGAAGAAGACTCGTTTTGGAATATTGCCGACCCGGGGTGGGCGTATGGTTTGTACTATGCGATTACTGGGCCATTATTCTTGGGCCACGCTACTTTGTTTTATGAAGGTGGGTTCAGCACAGATAGCTTATGCCAAATTGTCAAAGATTATAAAGTTAACAACTTGGCAGGTGCACCAACGGCTTACCGCATGATGATGGCGGCTGATCCAGCACAAATGGCGCCGTTAAAAGGGCAGTTCCGTGTGGTGAGCAGTGCAGGTGAACCGCTGAATCCAGAAGTAATTCGCTGGTTTAAACAAGTGCTTGATGCTCCGATTTATGACCATTACGGACAAACCGAAGTCGGCATGGTGGTGTGTAATCACCATGGTTTAAAACATGAAATTCATGCTGGTTCAGCAGGTTTCCCAAGTCCAGGCTACCGTGTTGCGATTGTCAATGAACAAGGTGAAGAACTTCCGCCAGACACACCAGGAATTTTAGCAGTCGACATTAGCCAGTCTCCAATGATGTGGTTCGGCGGCTATAAAGAAAGCCGAAAATCACCATTTGTTGGTCATTACTATTTAACGGGTGATACTGCCGAGTTGCATGCCGATGGCAGCATGAGCTTTGTAGGGCGCAGTGATGATGTAATCACTACATCGGGTTATAGGATTGGACCTTTTGATGTAGAAAGTGCCTTACTTGAACATGATGCAGTGGTTGAGGCCGCAGTGATTGGTGTGCCTGACCCAGACCGTACCGAAGTTGTGAAAGCATTCGTAATTTTAGCTACGGGTGTTCAGCCTACAGAGGCACTTGCTGAAGAACTCAGCCAGTTTGTTAAAAGACGACTTTCTGCTCATGCTTACCCACGATTAGTTGAATTTGTGAGTGAATTACCTAAAACTCCAAGTGGCAAAATTCAGCGCTTTTTATTGCGTAATCAAGAAATTGCTAAACAACAAGCTAAAGCAGGGTAA